Proteins from a genomic interval of Leeia speluncae:
- the argB gene encoding acetylglutamate kinase: MSTNHIGGQEKAAILAEALPYIRSFAGKTVVVKYGGNAMTDPALKEGFARDVVMLKLVGINPVVVHGGGPQINDLLSRVGKQGEFIQGMRVTDAETMDIVEMVLGGLVNKEIVSLINKHGGRAVGLTGKDGGMIKASKMFLKGATQEDLVDIGQVGEVAEIDPELVALLDTADFIPVIAPVGVGENGEAYNINADLVAGKLAETLNAEKLILMTNTPGVLDKSGNLLTGLTPAKIDALVEDGTLSGGMLPKISSALDAARAGVPSVHIIDGRVKHALLLEILTDVGVGTMIRAK, encoded by the coding sequence ATGAGTACCAATCATATTGGTGGGCAAGAAAAAGCAGCAATTCTTGCGGAAGCACTACCTTATATTCGTAGCTTCGCAGGGAAAACCGTTGTAGTGAAATACGGTGGTAATGCGATGACTGACCCTGCATTGAAAGAAGGTTTTGCTCGCGATGTGGTGATGCTAAAGCTAGTTGGGATTAACCCTGTGGTCGTTCACGGTGGTGGTCCACAAATTAATGATTTGCTATCTCGTGTTGGTAAGCAAGGTGAGTTTATTCAGGGTATGCGCGTAACAGACGCCGAAACCATGGATATTGTAGAAATGGTACTTGGTGGTTTGGTTAACAAAGAAATCGTTAGCCTAATTAACAAGCATGGTGGCCGGGCAGTGGGTCTCACTGGTAAAGATGGCGGCATGATTAAAGCAAGCAAGATGTTCTTGAAAGGGGCAACTCAAGAAGATCTAGTGGATATCGGTCAGGTGGGTGAGGTTGCCGAGATTGATCCTGAATTGGTTGCTTTACTAGATACCGCCGACTTTATTCCAGTGATTGCGCCAGTTGGTGTTGGCGAGAATGGCGAAGCATATAATATTAATGCGGATTTAGTGGCTGGTAAGTTGGCCGAAACGCTGAATGCAGAAAAGCTGATTTTGATGACTAACACGCCAGGTGTGTTGGATAAAAGTGGCAACCTGCTAACTGGGTTAACCCCAGCTAAAATTGATGCGCTGGTAGAAGACGGTACGCTATCTGGTGGCATGTTGCCAAAGATTAGTTCTGCGCTAGATGCTGCACGTGCTGGCGTGCCTTCTGTGCATATTATTGATGGCCGTGTGAAGCATGCCTTGTTGCTAGAGATTCTGACTGATGTTGGCGTAGGTACAATGATTCGTGCCAAATAA
- a CDS encoding glutathione S-transferase family protein, protein MIDLYTWGTPNGRKVSILLEELGLAYQVFPVNIGAGEQFSETFRALTPNGKIPVIVDRRSAEPMTLFESGAILLYLAEQAGQFLPTSGAARYEVMQWLMFQMGGVGPMLGQVHHFLRSASQPVPYAINRYTSEAHRLYSVMNQVLENKHYFAEAYSIADMAIFPWVSRHEWQQIELADFPAVADWFDRVGARPAVQRGMLIP, encoded by the coding sequence ATGATCGATTTGTATACATGGGGAACCCCAAATGGTCGAAAAGTGTCGATCTTATTGGAGGAGTTGGGCTTAGCCTATCAAGTGTTTCCTGTGAATATTGGCGCGGGCGAGCAGTTTTCAGAAACGTTTCGTGCCTTAACACCAAATGGGAAGATCCCTGTTATTGTAGATCGCCGTAGCGCTGAACCAATGACGTTGTTTGAGAGCGGTGCAATCTTGCTGTATCTCGCAGAACAGGCGGGGCAGTTTTTACCAACGTCAGGTGCTGCTCGATATGAAGTGATGCAGTGGCTAATGTTCCAGATGGGGGGCGTTGGTCCCATGTTAGGTCAAGTGCACCATTTTTTACGAAGTGCATCGCAACCCGTTCCTTATGCGATTAATCGATACACTTCGGAGGCGCACCGGCTTTACTCGGTGATGAACCAAGTTTTAGAGAATAAGCACTATTTTGCAGAAGCTTATTCGATTGCAGATATGGCGATATTCCCTTGGGTGAGTCGTCATGAGTGGCAGCAAATTGAATTGGCAGATTTTCCGGCAGTGGCAGATTGGTTTGATCGCGTAGGGGCGAGACCGGCTGTGCAGCGTGGAATGTTGATCCCGTAA